One Mangifera indica cultivar Alphonso chromosome 4, CATAS_Mindica_2.1, whole genome shotgun sequence genomic region harbors:
- the LOC123213798 gene encoding nuclear pore complex protein NUP160 isoform X1, translating to MSRKWRWAGAEVPIIGSDSFKLIEVSVSSSSIDLELQSHPNFIAPHADGYASCTLVGDPSLHLILRIHQSLPNTLDLLPLCFSRSFPSLGLRINFPCKLSSFAFLFELTSNVYSLCVLSLSGIVFLLKISANFSHYETYPIFPQQDLLEFNLFNYGDIPITSAAATFGSLVVGRNDGSVASFQLATHHPTAPGFIQELREDSGIGRLWGLMSRGRTVGAVQDVAIKEVQGKKLVYVLHSGGIFRVWDLSSRSRIFSHTITNLSVEGASSLKLWVGETNSGSSDIPLAIWYKYTSEVGMEAIDVCSLRSSWGKEPILSLEPSMLSVPMEEGSCIDVKLASDRIWILKDSGLAIHNLSHNNVEEAHCYALQEEFVADMLFQSSEHSSDDLLSITHSIVTSPKDYIVPFISSIFIRRLFHPGVHHNMVFRATLLDYNRQWTDSEFQSLTVDGLKKEIISLIEHEGIAESPLSIFYGWKNFCSRYFHHWCKNNKPYGLFVNHSTGAVGLLRKNSVSVFRDLEKIELLIDGSSEEFVDRPSSFGLEVLDDVSEHEILFEVLRCIASISQQLGKTASAIVYESLVGKPIISAEEIVPRLLKILETGYSSSVTALNISDLGADVAREKGLLDHKNLRKFSVDMLLSLLAVGKKAASWDRVLNVIESYLQFLVPCKIIQNSDSEIVLNLNTSILVQATSQIAKVMFESTLDVLLFVSYLVNISGQISMLHDDVVRIQLELIPMIQEIISEWLIILFFGTTPSESPAIEDFSSQLSSLQIDSNIEKRSWNEKLGKCDFTLAFILLLHSQNSTGDPSHILSRRLPNPQEVTGSVRGFTSWIIWGKTGEESSSFLRHSTQLALILLEHGQYEAAQCLLTLVEANSQKEKIFRSIQDTGGDWSVLQHLLGCCLLAQAQCGLPGILKEKKVTEAVCCFFRASSGQGACEALQSLSHNTGLPYLGLNGCLSSAAWKLQYYQWAMQIFEQYNISEGSCQFALAALEHVDEAVGPEDDNYDGNPQNESATSIKGRLWANVFKFTLDLNLLHDAYCAIISNPDEESKYICLRRFVIVLYERKATKFLCDGQLPFVGLAEKIERELAWKAERSDVFARPNPYKLLYAFEMQRHNWRRAANYIYQYSTRLRTEPLSKDHQQILLALQERLNGLSAAINALHLVHPAYAWIDPLLGQTSFQNENYPSKKAKKIVKEQPAGNDIQPQRLHSYIDIQKLEKEFVLTSAEYLLSMENVKWTFNGIDEAPLDLVDLLVQRNLYDMAFTVLLNFCKGSRLKSELERVFSAMSLNCCPTKVGSSYSGNDFRTHSLLLTSSKDEVVLHNSPDNTLTTKQHKANGQWETLELYLEKYKDFHAGLPVVVAETLLRMDSQIELPLWLVHKFKDGQRDRTKGMTGQESSPATLLRLYVDYGRYTEATNLLLEYIEAFASMKPADIINRKRPFAVWFPYTTIERLWHQLEELTKLGHMVDQCEKLKKILHGALLNHLMLQKVDSDDAISRFDQAVSFSNEAS from the exons ATGTCAAGGAAATGGAGGTGGGCGGGGGCGGAAGTGCCGATCATCGGTAGTGACTCCTTTAAATTGATTGAGGTTTCGGTTTCTTCTTCTAGTATTGATTTAGAGTTACAGTCACACCCTAATTTTATTGCTCCTCATGCTGATGGTTACGCTTCATGCACTCTTGTTGGTGATCCTTCGCTCCATCTCATTTTGCGAATTCACCAGAGTCTTCCAAATACACTCGACTTACTCCCTCTCTGTTTTTCTCGGTCATTTCCTAGTCTTGGTTTGCGAATCAATTTCCCTTGTAAACTgtcttcttttgcttttcttttcgAGCTCACCTCCAATGTTTACTCTCTTTGTGTCTTATCCCTCTCTGGAATTGTTTTCCTTCTTAAAATTTCAGCAAATTTCTCTCATTATGAAACGTATCCTATTTTTCCACAACAAGACCTTTTAgagtttaatttattcaattatggAGACATTCCCATAACAAGTGCAGCCGCCACTTTTGGATCCCTGGTTGTGGGCAGAAATGATGGATCTGTTGCTTCTTTTCAGCTTGCTACTCATCATCCCACCGCTCCTG GTTTCATTCAGGAGCTACGGGAAGATTCAGGAATTGGTCGTTTGTGGGGTTTAATGTCAAG GGGTAGGACGGTAGGGGCCGTGCAGGATGTGGCTATAAAAGAGGTGCAAGGGAAAAAACTGGTGTATGTGCTTCATTCGGGTGGTATTTTTCGAGTGTGGGATCTTTCTTCTCGGAGCAGAATATTTAGTCATACAATTACCAATCTATCAGTGGAAG GAGCTTCATCTCTGAAGTTGTGGGTGGGTGAAACTAATTCCGGCTCAAGCGACATTCCTTTGGCAATCTGGTATAAATACACTTCG GAAGTTGGCATGGAGGCAATTGATGTATGTAGTCTTCGGAGTAGTTGGGGGAAAGAGCCGATATTGTCACTGGAACCCTCAATGCTAAGTGTTCCGATGGAGGAG GGGTCATGCATTGATGTCAAACTTGCCTCAGACAGGATATGGATATTGAAGGATAGTGGTCTGGCAATTCACAATTTGTCCCATAACAATGT GGAAGAAGCACACTGTTATGCTTTGCAGGAAGAGTTTGTTGCTGACATGCTGTTTCAAAGTTCTGAACATTCATCTGATGATCTTCTTTCAATTACCCATTCAATAGTTACATCTCCCAAG GATTACATCGTTCCGTTTATATCTTCTATTTTCATACGCAGGCTGTTTCATCCTGGGGTTCATCATAATATGGTTTTTCGTGCAACTTTGCTGGATTATAATAGGCAGTGGACTGATTCTGAGTTTCAGTCTTTAACTGTTGATGGACTTAAAAAGGAGATCATTTCACTGATTGAACATGAG GGAATTGCTGAAAGTCCTCTGTCCATATTTTATGGCTGGAAGAATTTCTGTTCTCGTTATTTCCATCACTGGTGCAAGAACAATAAGCCATATGGGTTGTTTGTTAACCATTCAACAGGTGCTGTTGGTTTACTCCGAAAGAATTCAGTATCTGTGTTTCGTGATCTAGAAAAAATTGAGCTGCTTATTGACG GTTCTTCTGAGGAATTTGTTGATCGGCCATCAAGCTTTGGGTTGGAAGTTTTGGATGATGTTTCAGAACATGAGATTCTTTTTGAAGTGCTTAGATGTATTGCTAGCATCAGTCAACAATTGGGGAAAACAGCATCTGCAATAGTTTATGAATCACTTGTGGGCAAACCTATTATCTCAGCTGAAGAAATTGTGCCTCGCTTATTGAAAATTCTAGAAACAGGATATAGTTCATCAGTAACGGCACTCAATATATCAGATCTTGGAGCTGATGTTGCTAGGGAGAAGGGGCTTTTAGATCACAAAAATCTGAGGAAATTTTCTGTAGACATGCTACTATCTCTTCTTGCTGTGGGAAAAAAGGCTGCATCTTGGGATAGAGTCCTAAATGTCATTGAGAGCTATCTGCAGTTTCTTGTACCTTGCAAAATAATACAAAACTCTGACtctgaaatagttttaaatctCAATACTTCTATTTTAGTCCAGGCAACTTCTCAAATTGCGAAGGTGATGTTTGAGTCTACATTAGATGTTCTTCTGTTTGTAAGCTATTTGGTGAACATCAGTGGCCAG ATTAGTATGTTGCATGATGATGTAGTGAGAATACAACTTGAGTTGATTCCAATGATTCAAGAAATTATTTCTGAGTGGCTTATCATTCTCTTTTTTGGCACAACACCTTCTGAATCACCAGCAATAGAAGATTTCAGCTCTCAACTCTCATCCTTACAAATTG ATAGCAACATCGAAAAAAGATCATGGAATGAGAAGCTCGGCAAATGCGATTTCACCTTAGCTTTTATACTTTTACTACATAGTCAAAATTCTACTGGAGATCCTAGCCACATCTTATCAAGACGTCTCCCTAATCCACAAGAAGTTACTGGTTCAGTGCGGGGCTTTACTAGCTGGATCATTTGGGGCAAAACTGGGGAGgaatcttcttctttcttgcGGCATTCAACTCAGCTTGCACTGATCCTTCTTGAGCATGGCCAATATGAAGCTGCTCAG TGCCTACTTACCCTTGTGGAGGCAAATTCTCAAAAGGAGAAAATATTTAGAAGTATCCAAGATACTGGTGGTGATTGGTCTGTTCTTCAACATCTTTTGGGATGTTGCCTTCTGGCACAAGCACAATGTGGATTGCCTGGAATTCTTAAAGAGAAGAAAGTCACTGAAGCTGTTTGTTGTTTCTTCag AGCTTCGTCTGGACAAGGAGCTTGCGAGGCTTTACAAAGTTTATCTCATAATACAGGGTTGCCATATCTTGGTTTAA ATGGTTGTTTGTCATCTGCTGCATGGAAGCTTCAGTACTATCAATGGGCAATGCAGATATTTGAGCAATATAACATTAGCGAAGGTTCTTGCCAGTTTGCTCTTGCTGCACTTGAGCACGTTGATGAAGCTGTTGGTCCAGAAGATGATAACTATGATGGAAATCCACAAAATGAATCAGCTACTAGCATTAAAGGGCGACTTTGGGCAAATGTCTTCAAATTTACTTTAGATCTTAATCTTTTACATGATGCATACTGTGCTATAATTTCAAATCCTGATGAAGAGAGCAAATACATCTGCCTGAGACGTTTTGTTATAGTTCTCTACGAGCGCAAAGCAACAAAG TTTCTTTGTGATGGTCAACTACCCTTTGTTGGTTTAGCAGAGAAGATTGAACGAGAGCTTGCCTGGAAG GCAGAACGTTCAGATGTCTTTGCAAGACCGAACCCATATAAGTTGCTTTATGCATTTGAAATGCAAAGGCATAACTGGAGAAGGGCAGCTAATTACATATACCAATATTCTACTCGTTTGAGAACTGAACCACTTTCAAAAGATCACCAGCAGATTTTATTGGCACTTCAGGAGAGGCTGAATGGGCTTTCTGCTGCTATCAATGCTCTGCATCTTGTTCATCCTGCATATGCTTGGATTGATCCTTTGCTTGGCCAAACTTCTTTCCAAAATGAGAATTATCCAAGTAAAAAGGCTAAAAAGATAGTAAAAGAACAAC CGGCTGGCAATGATATACAACCTCAGAGGCTGCATTCATACATAGATATTCAGAAACTTGAGAAAGAGTTTGTGCTAACTTCGGCTGAATACTTACTCTCAATGGAAAATGTCAAATGGACATTTAATG GAATTGATGAAGCTCCATTAGATTTGGTTGATCTGCTGGTCCAGAGAAACTTGTATGATATGGCATTTACTGTTCTTTTAAACTTTTGCAAGGGCTCAAGATTAAAGAG TGAATTGGAGAGAGTTTTCTCTGCTATGTCATTAAACTGTTGTCCGACTAAAGTGGGTTCTTCTTATAGTGG gaaTGATTTCAGGACTCATAGTCTTTTGCTTAcatcatcaaaagatgaagtgGTGCTTCATAATTCTCCTGATAACACTCTGACCACTAAACAGCATAAGGCGAATGGTCAATGGGAAACCCTTGAACTCTATCTT GAAAAATATAAAGACTTCCATGCTGGATTACCGGTCGTTGTTGCTGAGACCCTTCTTCGCATGGATTCACAGATTGAGTTGCCCCTATGGTTGGTCCACAAGTTCAAG GATGGTCAAAGAGATAGGACCAAGGGTATGACTGGCCAAGAATCAAGTCCTGCAACCTTGTTACGACTATATGTTGATTATGGTCGATATACAGAGGCTACAAACTTGCTGCTGGAGTACATAGAAGCCTTTGCATCGATG